A genomic window from Streptomyces brevispora includes:
- the rsmG gene encoding 16S rRNA (guanine(527)-N(7))-methyltransferase RsmG: protein MTEEVELPQAPEEAREVFGECFPEAVRYAELLADAGVKRGLIGPREVPRLWERHLLNCAVLSEVVPEGVTVCDVGSGAGLPGIPLALVRPDLKITLLEPLLRRTNFLQEVVELLGLDHVTVVRGRAEEVLGTLQPVHVVTARAVAPLDRLAGWGVPLLRPYGEMLALKGDTAEEEINGARAALSKLGVLETEVLHVGEGIVDPMSTVVRVVVGESPGGVRFAAKRAKAARVSRTRRRR from the coding sequence GTGACGGAGGAAGTAGAGCTTCCCCAGGCGCCCGAAGAGGCCCGGGAGGTATTCGGTGAGTGCTTCCCTGAGGCCGTCCGATACGCGGAACTGCTGGCCGATGCGGGGGTGAAGCGAGGGCTGATCGGTCCGCGCGAGGTGCCTCGGCTGTGGGAGAGGCACCTGCTGAACTGCGCGGTGCTCTCCGAGGTCGTCCCCGAGGGGGTCACGGTCTGCGATGTGGGCTCGGGCGCCGGACTTCCGGGGATTCCGCTTGCGCTCGTGCGGCCGGATCTGAAGATCACCCTGCTTGAGCCGCTGCTGCGGCGGACGAACTTCCTCCAGGAGGTCGTTGAGTTGCTGGGGCTGGATCATGTGACAGTCGTCCGTGGCCGGGCCGAGGAGGTCCTGGGAACGCTTCAGCCGGTCCACGTGGTGACGGCTCGGGCGGTGGCTCCGCTGGACCGCCTGGCGGGCTGGGGAGTGCCACTGCTTCGCCCGTACGGCGAGATGCTGGCGCTCAAGGGCGATACGGCCGAGGAAGAGATCAATGGTGCGCGGGCGGCCCTGAGCAAGTTGGGTGTGCTGGAGACCGAGGTGCTGCACGTGGGCGAGGGCATCGTCGATCCGATGTCCACCGTGGTGCGTGTGGTGGTGGGTGAGAGCCCGGGTGGTGTGAGGTTCGCCGCAAAGAGAGCCAAGGCCGCGAGGGTCAGCCGGACCCGCCGCCGCCGCTGA